Proteins encoded together in one Quercus lobata isolate SW786 chromosome 3, ValleyOak3.0 Primary Assembly, whole genome shotgun sequence window:
- the LOC115982673 gene encoding putative potassium transporter 12 isoform X1 — MEEHDGIEESSVRLTGSSVNGSGGGSDSRWVDGSEVDSESPPWSLLDESETREGQGPLRRRLVKKARRVDSFDVEAMEIAGDHGHHTKDISMWHTITLAFQTLGVVYGNLGTSPLYVFADVFSKVTIKSDVDILGALSLVMYTIALLPLAKYVFVVLKANDNGEGGTFALYSLICRYANVNMLPNRQTADEQISSFRLKLPTPELERALKIKDSLEKRSSLKTFLLLVVLMGTSMIIGDGILTPAISVMSAVSGLEDEIEGISTSGVVVISIVILVCLFSIQQFGTGKVGFLFAPVLALWFFSLGSIGIYNIVKYDITIVRAFNPVYIYLFFKKNSTDAWSALGGCVLCITGAEAMFADLGHFSVRAIQIAFTCVVFPCLLLAYMGQAAYLMKSPESAESIFYASVPDAIFWPVFVLATLAAMIASQAMISATFSCVKQSMALGCFPRLKIVHTSRKRMGQIYIPVMNWFLMIMCIVVVAIFQSTTDIANAYGIAEVGVMLVSTSLVTLVMLLIWQKNLFLALCFPLVFGSVELIYLLAVLSKTKEGGWLPLVFATCFLCVMYIWNYGSVLKYRSQVREKISMDFMLELGSTLGTVRVPGIGLLYNELVQGIPSIFGQFLLSLPAIHSTIVFVCIKYVPIPVVPQEERFLFRRVCPKDYHMFRCVARYGYKDVRKEDHHAFEQLLIESLEKFLRREAQDLALESNLNELEFDSVSVRSRDSGAPGVDGNGELRIPLMQDRRLEETGTSISEVSSELLSSVMSQDEDPSLEYELSALREAMDSGFTYMLAHGDVKAKKNSFFIKKLVINYFYGFMRRNCRAGTANMRTPHMNIIRVGMTYMV, encoded by the exons ATGGAAGAACATGATGGGATTGAAGAGAGCAGTGTGAGGTTGACGGGTAGTAGTGTTaatggtagtggtggtggcaGTGACTCCAGGTGGGTTGATGGTAGTGAAGTGGATTCAGAGTCACCTCCATGGTCACTGCTTGATGAAAGTGAGACCAGAGAAGGGCAAGGACCTTTAAGGAGGAGGCTAGTGAAGAAGGCCAGGAGAGTGGACTCTTTTGATGTTGAAGCCATGGAGATTGCAGGAGATCATGGCCACCATACCAAG GATATCTCCATGTGGCACACTATCACATTAGCTTTTCAGACACTTGGTGTGGTATATGGCAACTTGGGTACAAGTCCTTTATATGTCTTTGCTGATGTGTTCAGCAAGGTTACCATCAAGTCCGATGTTGACATCTTGGGGGCTTTATCACTAGTGATGTACACAATTGCTCTTCTTCCTCTggcaaaatatgtttttgtggTACTCAAAGCCAATGATAATGGGGAAG GAGGGACATTTGCGCTGTACTCACTGATTTGCAGGTATGCAAATGTTAATATGCTGCCTAATCGCCAGACAGCTGATGAACAAATATCAAGTTTTCGACTCAAACTGCCCACTCCAGAGTTGGAAAGGGCTTTAAAGATAAAAGACTCGTTGGAAAAAAGATCATCCTTGAAAACGTTTCTCTTGCTAGTGGTTCTTATGGGTACTTCAATGATTATAGGAGATGGCATTCTAACCCCAGCAATATCAG TGATGTCTGCTGTGAGTGGTCTGGAGGATGAAATAGAAGGAATTAGTACAA GTGGTGTAGTTGTTATTTCAATCGTGATCCTTGTGTGTTTGTTTAGCATACAGCAGTTTGGGACTGGTAAAGTTGGTTTCCTGTTTGCTCCTGTACTTGCTTTGTGGTTCTTTTCTCTGGGATCTATTGGAATATACAATATAGTCAAGTATGATATTACTATTGTAAGGGCATTCAACCCAGTTTATATCTATTTATTCTTCAAGAAGAACAGCACAGATGCATGGTCAGCTCTTGGTGGTTGTGTTCTATGCATTACAG GAGCGGAAGCAATGTTTGCTGATCTAGGCCATTTTTCTGTACGAGCCATACAG ATTGCCTTTACTTGTGTGGTGTTTCCCTGTCTTCTCTTGGCTTACATGGGCCAAGCTGCTTATCTGATGAAATCGCCTGAATCTGCAGAAAGTATATTCTATGCCTCTGTGCCAG ATGCTATATTCTGGCCAGTTTTTGTGTTAGCAACCCTTGCTGCCATGATTGCCAGCCAAGCAATGATATCTGCTACATTTTCATGCGTAAAGCAATCAATGGCTCTCGGATGCTTTCCAAGGCTGAAGATCGTTCACACCTCAAGAAAGCGAATGGGTCAAATTTACATCCCTGTAATGAATTGGTTTTTAATGATCATGTGCATAGTTGTAGTTGCTATCTTTCAGAGCACCACAGATATCGCCAATGCATATG GCATAGCTGAAGTTGGTGTCATGCTTGTGAGCACCTCCTTGGTTACACTTGTAATGCTTCTAATCTGGCAGAAGAACCTGTTTTTGGCTCTGTGTTTCCCACTTGTTTTTGGATCGGTAGAGCTCATCTACTTGTTAGCTGTGCTATCTAAAACCAAAGAGGGTGGTTGGCTTCCACTTGTTTTTGCTACTTGCTTCCTCTGTGTGATGTACATTTGGAACTATGGGAGTGTGTTGAAATACCGGAGTCAAGTCAGGGAGAAGATATCCATGGACTTCATGCTTGAACTGGGTTCAACCCTTGGGACTGTAAGAGTCCCAGGAATTGGATTGCTTTACAATGAGCTTGTCCAGGGGATTCCCTCCATCTTTGGGCAGTTCTTACTGAGCCTTCCAGCTATCCACTCTACAATAGTGTTTGTTTGCATTAAATATGTCCCAATCCCAGTGGTTCCTCAAGAGGAAAGGTTTTTGTTTCGAAGAGTTTGCCCAAAAGACTACCATATGTTCCGTTGTGTTGCTCGATACGGTTACAAAGATGTCCGGAAGGAAGACCATCATGCATTTGAGCAACTTTTGATTGAAAGCCTAGAGAAATTCTTAAGAAGGGAGGCTCAAGATCTTGCGTTGGAGAGCAATTTAAATGAGTTGGAGTTTGATAGCGTTTCAGTGAGGTCAAGGGATTCTGGAGCCCCTGGTGTTGATGGGAATGGTGAGCTTAGGATTCCATTGATGCAGGATCGAAGATTGGAAGAAACAGGAACTTCTATCTCAGAAGTTTCCTCGGAATTGCTATCAAGTGTCATGTCACAGGATGAAGACCCAAGTCTGGAGTATGAGCTTTCAGCTCTTCGAGAGGCAATGGATTCTGGATTTACTTATATGCTGGCCCACGGAGATGTGAAGGCAAAGAAAAACTCATTTTTCATTAAGAAATTGGTTATAAATTACTTCTATGGATTCATGAGGAGGAACTGTAGAGCAGGTACTGCAAACATGAGAACACCTCACATGAATATCATTCGAGTGGGAATGACATATATGGTGTAA
- the LOC115982673 gene encoding putative potassium transporter 12 isoform X2 produces MEEHDGIEESSVRLTGSSVNGSGGGSDSRWVDGSEVDSESPPWSLLDESETREGQGPLRRRLVKKARRVDSFDVEAMEIAGDHGHHTKDISMWHTITLAFQTLGVVYGNLGTSPLYVFADVFSKVTIKSDVDILGALSLVMYTIALLPLAKYVFVVLKANDNGEGGTFALYSLICRYANVNMLPNRQTADEQISSFRLKLPTPELERALKIKDSLEKRSSLKTFLLLVVLMGTSMIIGDGILTPAISVMSAVSGLEDEIEGISTSGVVVISIVILVCLFSIQQFGTGKVGFLFAPVLALWFFSLGSIGIYNIVKYDITIVRAFNPVYIYLFFKKNSTDAWSALGGCVLCITGAEAMFADLGHFSVRAIQIAFTCVVFPCLLLAYMGQAAYLMKSPESAESIFYASVPDAIFWPVFVLATLAAMIASQAMISATFSCVKQSMALGCFPRLKIVHTSRKRMGIAEVGVMLVSTSLVTLVMLLIWQKNLFLALCFPLVFGSVELIYLLAVLSKTKEGGWLPLVFATCFLCVMYIWNYGSVLKYRSQVREKISMDFMLELGSTLGTVRVPGIGLLYNELVQGIPSIFGQFLLSLPAIHSTIVFVCIKYVPIPVVPQEERFLFRRVCPKDYHMFRCVARYGYKDVRKEDHHAFEQLLIESLEKFLRREAQDLALESNLNELEFDSVSVRSRDSGAPGVDGNGELRIPLMQDRRLEETGTSISEVSSELLSSVMSQDEDPSLEYELSALREAMDSGFTYMLAHGDVKAKKNSFFIKKLVINYFYGFMRRNCRAGTANMRTPHMNIIRVGMTYMV; encoded by the exons ATGGAAGAACATGATGGGATTGAAGAGAGCAGTGTGAGGTTGACGGGTAGTAGTGTTaatggtagtggtggtggcaGTGACTCCAGGTGGGTTGATGGTAGTGAAGTGGATTCAGAGTCACCTCCATGGTCACTGCTTGATGAAAGTGAGACCAGAGAAGGGCAAGGACCTTTAAGGAGGAGGCTAGTGAAGAAGGCCAGGAGAGTGGACTCTTTTGATGTTGAAGCCATGGAGATTGCAGGAGATCATGGCCACCATACCAAG GATATCTCCATGTGGCACACTATCACATTAGCTTTTCAGACACTTGGTGTGGTATATGGCAACTTGGGTACAAGTCCTTTATATGTCTTTGCTGATGTGTTCAGCAAGGTTACCATCAAGTCCGATGTTGACATCTTGGGGGCTTTATCACTAGTGATGTACACAATTGCTCTTCTTCCTCTggcaaaatatgtttttgtggTACTCAAAGCCAATGATAATGGGGAAG GAGGGACATTTGCGCTGTACTCACTGATTTGCAGGTATGCAAATGTTAATATGCTGCCTAATCGCCAGACAGCTGATGAACAAATATCAAGTTTTCGACTCAAACTGCCCACTCCAGAGTTGGAAAGGGCTTTAAAGATAAAAGACTCGTTGGAAAAAAGATCATCCTTGAAAACGTTTCTCTTGCTAGTGGTTCTTATGGGTACTTCAATGATTATAGGAGATGGCATTCTAACCCCAGCAATATCAG TGATGTCTGCTGTGAGTGGTCTGGAGGATGAAATAGAAGGAATTAGTACAA GTGGTGTAGTTGTTATTTCAATCGTGATCCTTGTGTGTTTGTTTAGCATACAGCAGTTTGGGACTGGTAAAGTTGGTTTCCTGTTTGCTCCTGTACTTGCTTTGTGGTTCTTTTCTCTGGGATCTATTGGAATATACAATATAGTCAAGTATGATATTACTATTGTAAGGGCATTCAACCCAGTTTATATCTATTTATTCTTCAAGAAGAACAGCACAGATGCATGGTCAGCTCTTGGTGGTTGTGTTCTATGCATTACAG GAGCGGAAGCAATGTTTGCTGATCTAGGCCATTTTTCTGTACGAGCCATACAG ATTGCCTTTACTTGTGTGGTGTTTCCCTGTCTTCTCTTGGCTTACATGGGCCAAGCTGCTTATCTGATGAAATCGCCTGAATCTGCAGAAAGTATATTCTATGCCTCTGTGCCAG ATGCTATATTCTGGCCAGTTTTTGTGTTAGCAACCCTTGCTGCCATGATTGCCAGCCAAGCAATGATATCTGCTACATTTTCATGCGTAAAGCAATCAATGGCTCTCGGATGCTTTCCAAGGCTGAAGATCGTTCACACCTCAAGAAAGCGAATGG GCATAGCTGAAGTTGGTGTCATGCTTGTGAGCACCTCCTTGGTTACACTTGTAATGCTTCTAATCTGGCAGAAGAACCTGTTTTTGGCTCTGTGTTTCCCACTTGTTTTTGGATCGGTAGAGCTCATCTACTTGTTAGCTGTGCTATCTAAAACCAAAGAGGGTGGTTGGCTTCCACTTGTTTTTGCTACTTGCTTCCTCTGTGTGATGTACATTTGGAACTATGGGAGTGTGTTGAAATACCGGAGTCAAGTCAGGGAGAAGATATCCATGGACTTCATGCTTGAACTGGGTTCAACCCTTGGGACTGTAAGAGTCCCAGGAATTGGATTGCTTTACAATGAGCTTGTCCAGGGGATTCCCTCCATCTTTGGGCAGTTCTTACTGAGCCTTCCAGCTATCCACTCTACAATAGTGTTTGTTTGCATTAAATATGTCCCAATCCCAGTGGTTCCTCAAGAGGAAAGGTTTTTGTTTCGAAGAGTTTGCCCAAAAGACTACCATATGTTCCGTTGTGTTGCTCGATACGGTTACAAAGATGTCCGGAAGGAAGACCATCATGCATTTGAGCAACTTTTGATTGAAAGCCTAGAGAAATTCTTAAGAAGGGAGGCTCAAGATCTTGCGTTGGAGAGCAATTTAAATGAGTTGGAGTTTGATAGCGTTTCAGTGAGGTCAAGGGATTCTGGAGCCCCTGGTGTTGATGGGAATGGTGAGCTTAGGATTCCATTGATGCAGGATCGAAGATTGGAAGAAACAGGAACTTCTATCTCAGAAGTTTCCTCGGAATTGCTATCAAGTGTCATGTCACAGGATGAAGACCCAAGTCTGGAGTATGAGCTTTCAGCTCTTCGAGAGGCAATGGATTCTGGATTTACTTATATGCTGGCCCACGGAGATGTGAAGGCAAAGAAAAACTCATTTTTCATTAAGAAATTGGTTATAAATTACTTCTATGGATTCATGAGGAGGAACTGTAGAGCAGGTACTGCAAACATGAGAACACCTCACATGAATATCATTCGAGTGGGAATGACATATATGGTGTAA